In Pedobacter sp. W3I1, one DNA window encodes the following:
- a CDS encoding MraY family glycosyltransferase, producing MLKDILNTNPNYFCIAIFILAFSIVIISIPSIIYTSLKYGLFDQNDLYRKNHKRNISRLGGLAIVGSFTICILLFSAIINFKEANFLIASCIILAALGLKDDVYGTNTSTKFILQIVVAFILVFFGAFRLTSLYGVLGIGDMAPLWGSLFSIALIIFLNNAFNLIDGIDGLAGGIGILTSLVFGILFSSMGQVPYAFIAFALAGAIAGFLKYNWFPAKIFMGDTGALIIGLISAALAIKFIELNKFTGVIKPAFYSAPAITVAILIVPVFDSLRVFTIRILKGGSPFKGDRNHIHHRLAQLGLKPSLIVISTAGFNLATIAATIFLQHLGNFVLILLIIGLCIAFNSLLTLSLFKKKGK from the coding sequence TTGCTTAAAGATATCCTGAATACCAACCCAAACTATTTCTGTATCGCCATATTTATTTTGGCTTTTTCAATCGTAATTATTAGTATTCCAAGTATAATCTATACTTCTTTAAAGTATGGCCTTTTTGATCAGAACGACCTGTACCGTAAAAACCATAAACGCAATATTTCACGTTTAGGTGGCTTGGCCATTGTAGGTAGTTTTACCATATGTATTTTGCTGTTTTCTGCTATTATTAATTTTAAAGAAGCTAACTTTTTAATAGCATCGTGCATCATCCTTGCGGCACTTGGCTTAAAAGATGATGTTTATGGTACCAATACCAGTACAAAATTTATTCTGCAAATAGTGGTCGCCTTTATTCTTGTTTTTTTTGGTGCCTTTCGTTTAACAAGTTTGTATGGTGTGCTGGGTATAGGAGATATGGCGCCGTTATGGGGAAGCCTTTTTTCGATTGCATTGATTATTTTCCTGAATAATGCATTCAATTTAATAGATGGGATTGACGGATTAGCAGGTGGAATAGGCATCTTAACCAGTCTTGTTTTCGGTATCTTGTTTTCTTCAATGGGGCAGGTACCTTATGCATTTATTGCCTTTGCCCTGGCAGGTGCTATAGCAGGCTTTTTAAAGTACAATTGGTTTCCTGCTAAAATATTTATGGGCGATACAGGCGCACTGATCATCGGGCTTATTTCTGCTGCGCTCGCGATTAAGTTTATAGAACTTAATAAGTTTACCGGTGTGATTAAACCAGCCTTTTATTCTGCGCCAGCAATAACGGTAGCCATACTGATTGTACCTGTGTTCGATTCTTTAAGGGTCTTCACCATCCGAATTTTAAAGGGAGGCTCTCCGTTTAAGGGCGATCGTAACCATATCCATCATCGTTTAGCGCAGTTGGGATTAAAGCCCAGCCTGATCGTAATTTCTACTGCCGGGTTTAACCTGGCTACAATAGCTGCCACCATCTTCCTTCAGCATCTTGGAAATTTCGTGTTGATTTTGCTTATTATTGGTCTCTGCATTGCGTTTAATAGTTTGCTTACCTTAAGCTTATTTAAAAAGAAAGGTAAGTAA